A window of Methanocaldococcus vulcanius M7 genomic DNA:
CAAGTGAACAGATAGCATTAGCATTAAAAGAACACAAAGCAAAAACAACAGTTATAATTCCTCACTATGCGATGAGTGGAGGATCGCTAATTGCACTTGCAGCAGATGAGATACTGATCGATAAAAACGCGGTTATGGGGCCAGTAGATCCACAGATTGGGCAGTATCCAGCCGCTTCAATATTAGAAACATATTACAGAAAGGGAGAGAAGGTAAGTGATGAAACACTGATCTTAGTTGACATATCTAAAAAAGCAATTAAGCAGATGTATGAATTTGTATATGAATTGTTAAAGGATAGATATGGAGAAGAGAAATCAAAAGACATAGCAAAAAAATTAACTGAAGGAAGATGGACTCATGATTATCCATTAACCGTTAATAAACTAAAAGAACTTGGGATTGAAGTTAATACAAACGTCCCAAGGAAAGTTTATGAGTTATTAGAGCTCTACCCTCAACCAATGGGATCAAAACCATCCGTTTACTACATCCCAGTTCCATATGAAAAGAAAGAAAGTGAAAAAAATGCAAAATAATTCCAAATCTGTAAAAATTAGAAAAAAAA
This region includes:
- a CDS encoding SDH family Clp fold serine proteinase, with amino-acid sequence MTSTDLFFFFFLFFLFIYPEMMLRYKIMRRLRCIKEIEKERGTRVIAMIHRQEALTFLGIPLYKYITIEDSEEILRAIRLTPEDMPIDLIIHTPGGLALASEQIALALKEHKAKTTVIIPHYAMSGGSLIALAADEILIDKNAVMGPVDPQIGQYPAASILETYYRKGEKVSDETLILVDISKKAIKQMYEFVYELLKDRYGEEKSKDIAKKLTEGRWTHDYPLTVNKLKELGIEVNTNVPRKVYELLELYPQPMGSKPSVYYIPVPYEKKESEKNAK